In Bacillota bacterium, the following proteins share a genomic window:
- a CDS encoding Fe-Mn family superoxide dismutase encodes MKMPRKFKENLKPQELEGLSQKQIDQHFDVLYKGYVNKTNEIEEKMKSVNLDEANATYSLVRELKKEEVFATNGARLHEGYFGNLKKGSGQPGGPILQLINEDFGSFENWQKEFLALGMSARGWVVLAFDWDDGKLHNYLTDIHSEGVWDASPLLVLDVYEHAYFIDYGTARKDYLNAFMRNIDWDVVNRRVEKLNVMAHRQGRGEDWR; translated from the coding sequence ATGAAGATGCCGCGCAAGTTCAAGGAGAACCTGAAGCCCCAGGAGCTCGAGGGGCTTTCCCAGAAGCAGATCGACCAGCACTTCGACGTCCTCTACAAGGGCTACGTCAACAAGACCAACGAGATCGAGGAGAAGATGAAAAGCGTCAACCTGGACGAGGCCAACGCCACGTACAGCCTCGTCCGGGAGCTGAAGAAGGAAGAGGTCTTCGCCACCAACGGCGCCCGTCTTCACGAGGGCTACTTCGGGAACCTGAAGAAGGGCTCGGGGCAGCCCGGCGGTCCCATCCTCCAGCTGATCAACGAGGACTTCGGCTCCTTCGAGAACTGGCAGAAGGAGTTCCTGGCGCTGGGCATGTCCGCGCGCGGCTGGGTCGTCCTGGCCTTCGACTGGGATGACGGGAAGCTCCACAACTACCTGACCGACATCCACTCCGAGGGGGTCTGGGACGCCTCGCCCCTCCTGGTGCTCGACGTCTACGAGCACGCCTACTTCATCGACTACGGCACGGCGCGCAAGGACTACCTGAACGCCTTCATGAGGAACATCGACTGGGACGTGGTCAACCGGCGGGTCGAGAAGCTGAACGTCATGGCCCACCGGCAGGGCCGCGGCGAAGACTGGCGCTGA
- a CDS encoding HesA/MoeB/ThiF family protein, protein MKAGEGRRTEEGGKPLAAERVAGGWQRYGRQMILSEVGVAGQERLRQASVLVVGAGGLGSPAALYLAAAGVGRIGVVDGDRVELSNLHRQILHATADLGRPKAVSAQERLRALNPEVEVEIHPVRLTSANALEILAGYDLVVNGSDNFPTRYLLSDACVLLGKPWVDASVLRWEGQVTVFLPGGGCYRCLFPSPPPPGSVPSCAQAGVMGAVTGVLGSLEAVEAIKLLLGVGRPLSSRLLLYDGLEGDFQELAWARNPACPACGDHPELTGLIDYEAFCGLAPGPEEEGGARARDSYAEGADGAKGGEGEEEVPSLAPAEAWRLLRQEAAQLVDVREPWEFAQMRIPGARSIPLGELPGRLGELEPGRPLLAVCLAGPRSAEAVRLLRRRGFRLAYNLEGGLLAWETEQLPLESDGP, encoded by the coding sequence ATGAAGGCAGGGGAGGGGAGAAGGACGGAGGAGGGGGGCAAGCCGCTGGCGGCGGAGCGGGTCGCCGGCGGATGGCAGCGTTACGGTCGCCAGATGATCTTGTCCGAGGTCGGCGTGGCCGGACAGGAGCGCCTGCGGCAGGCGTCCGTACTGGTGGTGGGGGCGGGCGGGCTGGGTTCGCCGGCCGCCCTCTACCTGGCTGCGGCAGGCGTCGGCCGGATCGGCGTGGTGGACGGCGACCGGGTGGAGCTCTCCAACCTGCACCGGCAGATCCTCCACGCCACGGCGGACCTGGGGCGTCCCAAGGCGGTCTCGGCGCAGGAGCGCCTCCGGGCCCTCAACCCGGAGGTGGAGGTGGAGATCCACCCCGTCCGGCTCACTTCGGCCAACGCCCTGGAGATCCTGGCCGGCTACGACCTGGTTGTCAACGGCTCGGACAACTTCCCCACCCGCTACCTCCTCAGCGACGCCTGCGTCCTGCTGGGCAAACCCTGGGTGGACGCCAGCGTCCTGCGCTGGGAGGGGCAGGTGACGGTCTTCCTGCCCGGCGGAGGCTGCTACCGCTGCCTCTTCCCGTCGCCGCCTCCCCCGGGGAGCGTGCCCAGCTGCGCCCAGGCCGGCGTGATGGGCGCCGTCACCGGCGTCCTCGGCAGCCTGGAGGCGGTGGAGGCGATCAAGCTTCTCCTGGGGGTCGGGCGGCCGCTCAGCTCTCGCCTCCTCCTCTACGACGGCCTCGAGGGCGACTTCCAGGAACTCGCCTGGGCGCGGAACCCGGCCTGCCCCGCCTGCGGAGATCACCCGGAGCTGACCGGACTGATCGACTACGAGGCCTTCTGCGGGCTCGCGCCCGGCCCGGAGGAGGAGGGCGGGGCCCGCGCGCGCGACTCGTACGCCGAGGGCGCCGACGGCGCCAAGGGCGGGGAGGGCGAGGAGGAGGTCCCGTCGCTCGCCCCCGCCGAGGCCTGGCGCCTGCTCCGCCAGGAAGCGGCCCAGCTGGTGGACGTGCGCGAGCCATGGGAGTTCGCGCAGATGCGGATCCCGGGCGCGCGCTCGATCCCGCTGGGAGAGCTTCCTGGGCGGCTGGGGGAGCTGGAGCCGGGGCGGCCTCTTCTCGCCGTCTGCCTGGCCGGGCCGAGGAGCGCCGAGGCGGTCCGCCTCCTGCGCCGCCGCGGCTTCCGCCTCGCCTACAACCTCGAGGGCGGCCTCCTCGCCTGGGAGACGGAGCAGCTGCCGCTGGAGAGCGACGGGCCGTGA
- a CDS encoding aldo/keto reductase family protein: MEYRHLGRTGLRVSEIGLGSWLTYGGSVGREQAIACIRRAYDLGVNFFDTADVYQHGEAERVLGEALRDLPRTSYVLATKAFWPVGEGPNDRGLSRKHLMESLEGSLRRLGVDYVDLFYCHRFDPETPLEETLRALEDMQRQGKVLYAGVSEWSALAMAEALAIQERHGWARLAADQPHYNLLAPEIEQEILPFCAREGIGVVAYSPLAEGVLTGKYRPGAEPPAGSRAARVGAGVMARYLEPAALERAERLRQLAAEAGVSLARFSLAWVLRRPEVSAALIGASRPEHVEENVAAAGLRLPDEMWERAQAVVTGA; this comes from the coding sequence ATGGAGTACCGCCACCTGGGCCGGACCGGCCTGCGCGTCAGCGAGATCGGCCTCGGCTCCTGGCTCACCTACGGAGGAAGCGTCGGCCGCGAGCAGGCGATCGCCTGCATCCGCCGCGCCTACGACCTCGGTGTCAACTTCTTCGACACCGCCGACGTCTACCAGCACGGCGAGGCGGAGCGGGTGCTGGGCGAGGCGCTGCGGGACCTCCCCCGCACCTCCTACGTCCTGGCCACCAAGGCCTTCTGGCCGGTGGGCGAGGGGCCCAACGACCGCGGGCTCTCGCGCAAGCACCTGATGGAATCGCTGGAAGGAAGCCTGCGCCGCCTGGGCGTGGACTACGTCGACCTCTTCTACTGCCACCGCTTCGATCCGGAGACGCCGCTGGAGGAGACGCTCCGGGCGCTGGAGGACATGCAGCGCCAGGGGAAGGTCCTCTACGCCGGCGTCAGCGAGTGGAGCGCGCTCGCGATGGCGGAGGCGCTGGCCATCCAGGAGCGCCACGGCTGGGCGCGCCTGGCCGCCGACCAGCCGCACTACAACCTCCTGGCGCCCGAGATCGAGCAGGAGATCCTCCCCTTCTGCGCCCGCGAGGGGATCGGGGTGGTCGCCTATTCGCCGCTGGCCGAGGGGGTCCTCACCGGCAAGTACCGGCCCGGGGCCGAACCGCCCGCCGGCAGCAGGGCTGCCCGGGTGGGCGCGGGCGTGATGGCCCGCTACCTGGAGCCGGCCGCCCTGGAGCGGGCGGAACGCCTCCGCCAGCTGGCCGCGGAGGCGGGCGTCAGCCTGGCCCGCTTCTCGCTGGCCTGGGTGCTCCGCCGGCCCGAGGTGAGCGCCGCCCTGATCGGCGCCAGCCGGCCGGAACACGTCGAGGAGAACGTGGCCGCGGCGGGGCTCCGACTGCCGGACGAGATGTGGGAACGCGCCCAGGCCGTCGTCACCGGGGCCTGA
- a CDS encoding acyl carrier protein: protein MDQEIFDKLKEIIVENLGVDEEKVTPDASFVEDLGADSLDTVELIMAFEEAFGLEIPDEDAEKISTVRDAVDYIKAHQE, encoded by the coding sequence ATGGATCAGGAGATCTTCGACAAGCTGAAAGAAATCATCGTGGAGAACCTCGGTGTCGACGAGGAGAAGGTGACTCCGGACGCCTCCTTCGTGGAGGACCTGGGCGCCGACTCCCTCGATACCGTCGAATTGATCATGGCCTTCGAGGAAGCGTTCGGACTGGAGATCCCGGACGAGGACGCGGAGAAGATCTCCACCGTCCGTGACGCTGTCGACTACATCAAGGCCCACCAGGAGTAG
- a CDS encoding NUDIX hydrolase — MLYCPACGRRLRWRLRAPDDRPRLRCEACGYVFYLDPKVSACAIPVRDGRLYLLRRAIDPGRGRWVFPGGYLERGETVESAARRETEEEVGLRVELEGLVGVYSYVDSVVVTVVYAARVLEGEPRPGPETLEIRTFLPEEIPWSELAFESTGEALRDWLGGRGRRGGA, encoded by the coding sequence GTGCTCTACTGCCCTGCCTGCGGAAGGCGCCTGCGCTGGCGCCTCCGGGCCCCCGACGACCGCCCGCGCCTGCGCTGCGAAGCCTGCGGCTACGTCTTCTACCTGGATCCCAAGGTGAGCGCCTGCGCCATCCCCGTTCGCGACGGGCGGCTCTACCTGCTGCGCCGCGCCATCGACCCGGGCCGCGGGCGATGGGTCTTCCCCGGCGGCTACCTGGAGCGGGGCGAGACGGTGGAGTCGGCCGCCCGCCGCGAGACGGAGGAGGAGGTCGGCCTGCGCGTGGAGCTGGAAGGCCTGGTGGGCGTCTACTCCTACGTGGACTCGGTGGTGGTGACGGTGGTGTACGCCGCCCGCGTCCTGGAGGGGGAGCCCCGGCCGGGCCCGGAGACCTTGGAGATCCGCACCTTCCTGCCCGAGGAGATCCCCTGGTCGGAGCTGGCCTTCGAGAGCACGGGGGAGGCGCTGCGCGACTGGCTCGGCGGCCGGGGGAGGCGGGGCGGTGCCTGA
- a CDS encoding peptidyl-prolyl cis-trans isomerase, whose protein sequence is MQGGPENPTGSGGVRWRDPFLWSTMVLLLVALAGGVWIARLQGAQAQQAVGSVGGKPITQSDLLQALAEQPGGRQQLAAAVDQIISERLVDQEAQRKGIRITDQEVERQLAQTRQRFASDQAYRQALAQAGITETVLRRNIRINLELEKLLGGDVRITDQQMRDYFAQNHDQFDTPAQVKARHILLPSQQEADQVRRQLAAGGDWGALAKRYSLDAATRDKGGELGYVSPGTLDPAAESALSALKQGEISQPVQTQAGWEILQAEAIKPPVPAKYEQVKDRIHQILLDQAVQQRLPGWLADLKQKAKATNSYSGAS, encoded by the coding sequence TTGCAGGGAGGTCCGGAGAACCCGACGGGGTCGGGAGGGGTCCGCTGGCGTGATCCCTTCCTGTGGAGCACGATGGTTCTCCTGCTGGTGGCGCTGGCGGGTGGCGTGTGGATCGCGCGGCTGCAGGGCGCCCAGGCTCAGCAGGCGGTAGGCAGCGTCGGCGGCAAGCCCATCACCCAGAGCGACCTGCTGCAGGCGCTGGCGGAGCAGCCCGGCGGCAGGCAGCAGCTGGCCGCCGCGGTCGACCAGATCATCTCGGAGCGGCTCGTCGACCAGGAAGCCCAGCGGAAAGGCATCCGGATCACCGACCAGGAGGTGGAGCGGCAGCTGGCGCAGACGCGCCAGCGCTTCGCCAGCGACCAGGCCTACCGGCAGGCGCTGGCCCAGGCCGGCATCACCGAGACGGTCCTGCGCCGGAACATCCGCATCAACCTGGAGCTGGAGAAGCTTCTGGGCGGCGACGTGCGCATCACCGACCAGCAGATGCGCGACTACTTCGCCCAGAACCACGACCAGTTCGACACGCCTGCGCAGGTGAAGGCGCGTCACATCCTGCTGCCCAGCCAGCAGGAGGCGGACCAGGTCCGCCGGCAGCTGGCGGCCGGCGGGGACTGGGGCGCGCTGGCCAAGCGGTACTCGCTGGACGCGGCCACCCGCGACAAGGGCGGGGAGCTGGGCTACGTCAGCCCGGGCACCCTCGATCCGGCGGCGGAGTCGGCCCTCTCCGCGCTCAAGCAGGGCGAGATCTCGCAACCCGTCCAGACGCAGGCCGGCTGGGAGATCCTCCAGGCGGAGGCGATCAAGCCCCCGGTGCCGGCGAAGTATGAGCAGGTGAAGGACCGGATCCACCAGATCCTGCTCGACCAGGCGGTCCAGCAGCGACTGCCCGGCTGGCTGGCGGACCTGAAGCAGAAGGCGAAGGCCACCAACAGCTACTCGGGCGCCTCCTAG
- a CDS encoding small, acid-soluble spore protein, alpha/beta type produces MGAKQDQRSEGRRPQAGAAAQAKAGAKPAAAAGGKGRARKDPFAGDGPLARLKLEVARELGLEERVRSSGWGGLTAAETGRLGGWMTRRLKRAESGGESRRGSGSAS; encoded by the coding sequence GTGGGGGCGAAGCAGGATCAGCGATCCGAGGGCCGGAGGCCGCAGGCCGGAGCGGCGGCGCAGGCGAAGGCCGGTGCCAAGCCGGCGGCCGCGGCCGGCGGGAAGGGCAGGGCCAGGAAGGATCCTTTCGCGGGCGACGGCCCGCTGGCGCGTTTGAAGCTGGAGGTCGCCCGGGAACTGGGCCTGGAAGAGCGGGTCCGCTCCTCCGGCTGGGGTGGCCTGACGGCGGCGGAGACCGGCCGGCTGGGCGGATGGATGACCCGCCGGCTGAAGCGGGCGGAGAGCGGTGGGGAGAGCCGACGTGGAAGCGGGAGTGCTTCGTGA
- the typA gene encoding translational GTPase TypA: MSPESEERARERPWPARLLRNVALIAHVDHGKTTLVDAILRQTGAFRENQAPVERILDSNELERERGITILAKNTAVFYSGHKINLVDTPGHADFGGEVERVLGMVDGALVLVDAAEGVMPQTRFVVEKALKARLRLILVVNKIDRAGADPARVIDQVLDLLIALGADEESVLELPVLYAAGRLGVVRREPPRRDAEGRLLEELQGDVQPLLETILERVPPPSGDPDAPLQLLVTSLDRDEYLGRLAIGRIANGRLRDGQGVAVVRGRSGHPPRPGRVQPLFTFGSLRRLRAGEAEAGEIVALAGLEGVTVGETVTDALEPKPLPPLQVDEPTMTMVFMVNTSPFAGREGTYLTSRHLAERLERELERDAGLMVEPGGQPDRWRVSGRGELHLSVLIETMRREGYEFAVSRPEVIWRERDGRREEPLELLVMDLPDDAVGPVLEALGPRRGEMRAMTPSGQGRSRLEFLVPSRGLLGFDSQFATLTRGYGVASHTFYGYGADRGSIPLRSRGSLVAWEQGVTTAYALANAEQRGTLFVGPGVEVYEGQIVGENAREGDLDINVCKEKHLTNMRSSTADVAVRLAPPRQLTLEEALEFIREDELVEVTPRAIRLRKAILDREERARLRSGHVSRMEAGRRR, encoded by the coding sequence TTGAGTCCGGAGAGCGAGGAGCGGGCCCGGGAACGCCCCTGGCCAGCCCGGCTCCTGAGGAACGTGGCGCTGATCGCCCACGTCGACCACGGCAAGACCACGCTGGTGGACGCGATCCTCCGCCAGACCGGCGCATTCCGCGAGAACCAGGCGCCGGTGGAGCGGATCCTGGACTCCAACGAGCTGGAACGCGAGCGCGGGATCACCATCCTGGCCAAGAACACCGCGGTCTTCTACAGCGGGCACAAGATCAACCTCGTCGACACGCCCGGCCACGCCGACTTCGGCGGCGAGGTGGAGCGGGTCCTGGGCATGGTGGACGGCGCGCTCGTCCTGGTCGACGCGGCGGAGGGGGTCATGCCCCAGACCCGCTTCGTGGTGGAAAAGGCGCTCAAGGCCCGCCTCCGCCTGATCCTGGTGGTCAACAAGATCGACCGGGCCGGCGCCGACCCCGCACGGGTGATCGACCAGGTGCTGGACCTCCTGATCGCCCTCGGCGCCGACGAGGAGTCGGTGCTGGAGCTGCCCGTCCTCTACGCGGCGGGTCGGCTGGGCGTCGTCCGGCGCGAGCCCCCGCGCCGGGACGCCGAGGGTCGCCTCCTGGAGGAGCTGCAGGGCGACGTGCAGCCGCTCCTGGAGACCATCCTGGAGCGCGTGCCGCCGCCTTCGGGCGACCCCGACGCGCCGCTCCAGCTGCTGGTCACCAGCCTCGACCGGGACGAGTACCTGGGACGCCTGGCCATCGGCCGGATCGCCAACGGCCGCCTCCGGGACGGGCAGGGCGTGGCCGTGGTGCGCGGTCGCTCCGGCCACCCGCCGCGGCCCGGACGCGTCCAGCCGCTCTTCACCTTCGGCAGCCTCCGCCGGCTGAGGGCCGGGGAGGCGGAGGCGGGCGAGATCGTGGCACTGGCCGGCCTGGAAGGGGTGACGGTGGGGGAGACCGTCACCGACGCGCTGGAGCCGAAGCCGCTTCCTCCCCTCCAGGTGGACGAGCCGACCATGACCATGGTCTTCATGGTCAACACCAGCCCCTTCGCCGGCCGTGAGGGCACCTACCTCACCTCCCGCCACCTGGCGGAGCGCCTGGAACGCGAGCTGGAGCGGGACGCCGGCCTGATGGTGGAGCCGGGCGGACAGCCGGACCGCTGGCGGGTCTCGGGCCGGGGGGAGCTCCACCTCTCCGTGCTGATCGAGACCATGCGCCGGGAGGGATACGAATTCGCCGTCTCGCGCCCCGAGGTGATCTGGCGCGAGCGTGACGGGCGGCGCGAGGAGCCGCTCGAGCTCCTGGTGATGGACCTGCCCGACGACGCGGTCGGCCCCGTGCTGGAGGCGCTCGGTCCCCGCCGGGGCGAGATGCGGGCGATGACCCCGTCGGGACAGGGAAGGAGCCGCCTGGAGTTCCTCGTCCCCTCCCGCGGGCTGCTCGGCTTCGACAGCCAGTTCGCCACGCTCACGCGCGGCTACGGCGTCGCCTCCCACACCTTCTATGGCTACGGAGCCGATCGCGGCTCGATTCCGCTCCGCAGCCGCGGCAGCCTGGTCGCCTGGGAGCAGGGGGTGACCACCGCCTACGCGCTGGCCAACGCCGAGCAGCGGGGGACGCTCTTCGTCGGTCCGGGCGTCGAGGTCTACGAGGGGCAGATCGTGGGCGAGAACGCGCGCGAGGGCGACCTGGACATCAACGTCTGCAAGGAGAAACACCTGACGAACATGCGTTCGTCAACCGCCGACGTCGCCGTCCGCCTGGCGCCGCCGCGCCAGCTGACGCTGGAGGAGGCGCTCGAGTTCATCCGCGAGGACGAGCTGGTGGAGGTGACGCCGCGGGCCATCCGGCTGCGCAAGGCGATCCTCGACCGGGAGGAACGGGCGCGGTTGCGCAGCGGCCATGTGAGCCGGATGGAGGCGGGTCGTCGGCGCTGA
- a CDS encoding DNA polymerase IV, with the protein MSRRQGRAVLHCDADAFFAAVEVLDHPELAGKPVIVGGLGPRGVVATCSYEARRYGVHSAMPMATARRLCPKGVFLPGRHERYREVSRRMFAVFQRFSPVIEPLSVDEAFLEVPAGEAEALAVELRAQVRREIGLAVSVGVGPNKLVAKIASDLAKPDGLRVVRPEEVPGFLAPLPVRRLWGIGPRTAERLEREGIRTVADLRARTEGWFRARFGRRGEQLRRFALGEDDRPVAPAGEAKSIGEEETYPRDLTDRDQILRRLASLSQAVGARLRALRVAGRTVTLKLRTGDYRTRTRSRTLPRPVSGDDEIYRQVLPLLERAWQGEPVRLLGVQLSGLEGEGGRGEQLSLLLTPGAGRAGEAGRSESLWRTVDALRARFGPRALVWGAAEESRSIRRMKRQRREEG; encoded by the coding sequence GTGAGCAGGCGGCAGGGGAGAGCGGTCCTCCACTGCGACGCCGACGCCTTCTTCGCCGCCGTCGAGGTGCTGGATCACCCCGAGCTGGCCGGGAAGCCGGTCATCGTGGGGGGCCTGGGCCCGCGCGGCGTGGTGGCCACCTGCTCCTACGAGGCGCGCCGCTACGGCGTCCACTCGGCCATGCCCATGGCGACGGCGCGGCGGCTCTGCCCGAAGGGGGTCTTCCTGCCGGGCCGGCACGAGCGGTACCGCGAGGTCTCCCGGCGTATGTTCGCCGTCTTCCAGCGCTTCAGCCCGGTGATCGAGCCGCTCAGCGTGGACGAGGCCTTCCTGGAGGTGCCGGCGGGGGAGGCCGAGGCGCTGGCGGTCGAGCTGCGCGCCCAGGTCCGGCGCGAGATCGGGCTTGCGGTCTCGGTGGGCGTGGGGCCGAACAAGCTGGTGGCCAAGATCGCCTCGGACCTGGCCAAGCCCGACGGCTTGCGCGTCGTCCGGCCGGAGGAGGTGCCCGGCTTCCTCGCGCCGCTACCGGTGCGGCGGCTCTGGGGGATCGGCCCGCGCACGGCCGAGAGGCTGGAGCGGGAGGGGATCCGGACCGTCGCCGACCTGCGCGCGCGGACGGAGGGCTGGTTCCGGGCGCGCTTCGGCCGCCGCGGCGAGCAGCTCCGGCGCTTCGCCCTGGGCGAGGACGACCGCCCGGTGGCGCCCGCCGGCGAGGCCAAGTCGATCGGTGAGGAAGAGACCTACCCCCGCGACCTGACCGACCGCGACCAGATCCTCCGCCGCCTGGCGTCCCTCAGCCAGGCGGTGGGCGCACGGCTCCGCGCCCTCCGGGTGGCGGGCCGCACCGTCACCCTCAAGCTGCGCACCGGCGACTACCGGACGCGCACCCGCAGCCGCACGCTCCCGCGGCCGGTCTCCGGCGACGACGAGATCTACCGGCAGGTACTCCCGCTCCTGGAACGGGCCTGGCAGGGCGAGCCGGTCCGCCTCCTGGGCGTCCAGCTCTCCGGACTGGAGGGCGAGGGCGGCCGCGGTGAGCAGCTGAGCCTGCTCCTCACCCCCGGGGCGGGCCGGGCCGGCGAGGCAGGCAGGTCGGAGAGCCTGTGGCGGACGGTGGACGCCCTGCGCGCGCGCTTCGGCCCGCGGGCGCTGGTCTGGGGCGCGGCGGAGGAATCGCGGTCCATCCGTCGTATGAAGCGGCAGCGACGAGAGGAGGGGTGA
- a CDS encoding ornithine cyclodeaminase family protein: protein MAIYLTERDVTEILTMEDALQAVEEAFRAKAEGSADCRNRERLRGEGTVLSVMPASLPASGVMGLKAYAGGAGGTQFVIVLFDARTAELLALIEADRLGQMRTGAASGLATRLMARPEADQLAVLGAGWQARSQIEAILAVRPIHMVRIYSPSGDRRERLAAEVRERYGVEAAAEENAEAAVRGADVVVTVTTAADPVLLGRWLKPGAHVNAVGSNRREHAEVDAEALERAAVVAVDDRAQARLEAGDFHRAFGEEGEGWSRVVELGEILSGRLPGRPSPDAITLFESLGLGVEDVATAARVYRKAMALGAGRRLD from the coding sequence GTGGCCATCTACCTGACCGAGCGCGACGTGACCGAGATCCTCACCATGGAAGACGCCCTCCAGGCGGTGGAGGAAGCCTTCCGCGCCAAGGCGGAGGGCAGCGCCGACTGCCGCAACCGGGAGCGGCTGCGCGGCGAGGGGACGGTGCTCAGTGTCATGCCCGCCTCCCTCCCCGCCAGCGGCGTCATGGGCCTCAAGGCCTATGCCGGCGGCGCCGGCGGCACCCAGTTTGTGATCGTCCTCTTCGATGCCCGCACGGCCGAGCTGCTCGCCCTGATCGAGGCAGACCGGCTCGGGCAGATGCGGACCGGTGCCGCCTCCGGTCTGGCCACCCGCCTGATGGCGCGCCCCGAGGCCGACCAGCTGGCCGTCCTGGGAGCCGGCTGGCAGGCCCGCTCCCAGATCGAGGCGATCCTGGCGGTGCGGCCCATCCACATGGTCCGCATCTACTCGCCCAGCGGCGACCGCCGCGAGCGCCTGGCCGCCGAGGTGCGCGAGCGCTACGGCGTCGAGGCGGCGGCCGAAGAGAACGCCGAGGCGGCCGTGCGCGGCGCCGACGTGGTGGTCACGGTCACCACCGCCGCCGACCCGGTCCTCCTGGGCCGCTGGCTGAAGCCCGGCGCCCACGTCAACGCGGTCGGCTCCAACCGCAGGGAGCACGCCGAGGTGGACGCGGAGGCGCTGGAGCGCGCCGCGGTGGTGGCGGTGGACGACCGCGCCCAGGCGCGCCTCGAGGCCGGCGACTTCCACCGGGCCTTCGGCGAGGAGGGCGAGGGCTGGTCGCGCGTAGTGGAACTGGGGGAGATCCTGAGCGGCCGCCTTCCCGGCCGGCCCTCTCCCGACGCCATCACCCTCTTCGAGTCGCTGGGCCTGGGGGTGGAGGACGTGGCCACCGCCGCTCGCGTCTACCGGAAGGCGATGGCCCTGGGTGCGGGTCGCCGCCTCGACTGA
- a CDS encoding metal-dependent hydrolase, whose amino-acid sequence MATGELEITWLGHAAVRVRTPGGRQLLIDPWLEGNPACPEPFRGWREADLVLVTHGHFDHLGDAVRLGRESGAPVVAIHEVATYLGAQGLANVIGMNKGGTVEAAGLRVTMIPAEHSGGISDADGRIVAGGAAAGFVLTLEDGRRLLHAGDTALFSDMRLIGERLRPQIGLLPIGDLYTMGPEEAAVAATWLGLQDVIPIHYGTFPALTGTAEAFLEAAGRVPGLRVHVLRPGETYKG is encoded by the coding sequence TTGGCCACGGGTGAGCTGGAGATCACCTGGCTGGGCCACGCGGCGGTGCGGGTCCGGACACCGGGCGGCCGCCAGCTCCTGATCGACCCTTGGCTGGAGGGGAACCCCGCCTGTCCCGAGCCTTTCCGGGGCTGGCGCGAGGCGGATCTGGTGCTGGTCACCCACGGGCACTTCGATCATCTCGGCGATGCGGTGCGGTTGGGCCGCGAGAGCGGCGCGCCGGTGGTGGCGATCCACGAGGTGGCCACCTACCTGGGCGCCCAGGGACTTGCCAACGTGATCGGCATGAACAAGGGCGGCACGGTGGAGGCGGCGGGCCTCCGGGTGACCATGATCCCGGCGGAGCACTCGGGCGGCATCAGCGACGCCGACGGCCGGATCGTGGCCGGCGGCGCTGCGGCGGGCTTCGTCCTCACCCTGGAGGACGGGCGGCGCCTCCTGCACGCCGGCGACACGGCCCTCTTCTCCGACATGCGGCTGATCGGCGAGAGGCTCCGGCCGCAGATCGGCCTCCTGCCCATCGGCGACCTCTACACCATGGGCCCGGAGGAGGCGGCGGTGGCGGCGACCTGGCTGGGCCTCCAGGACGTGATCCCCATCCACTACGGCACCTTCCCGGCGCTGACGGGGACGGCGGAGGCCTTCCTGGAGGCGGCGGGACGGGTGCCTGGCCTGAGGGTCCACGTGCTGCGCCCCGGCGAGACCTACAAGGGTTGA
- a CDS encoding DUF3501 family protein: MQPLTMNDIQPLDEYLKVRDERRRQAIALRNRRRVSLGDRLSLGFENRETVAYQVQEMMRAEHMREPAKIQEEIDTYNQLVPGKDELSATLFIEIPDQSLIRQELHRFAGIEESIFMVLPDGQRIQAEPDEHRSKERRGEETTASVHYLRFHLGEQGRRSFLEGKGRVVVESVHPQYREQAVIGGETWDSLAEDLRQS, encoded by the coding sequence TTGCAACCGCTTACCATGAACGACATCCAGCCTCTCGACGAGTACCTGAAGGTGCGGGACGAGCGGCGGAGGCAGGCGATCGCGCTCCGCAACCGCCGGCGCGTCAGCCTGGGCGACCGCCTCTCGCTGGGGTTCGAGAACCGCGAGACGGTGGCCTATCAGGTGCAGGAGATGATGCGGGCCGAGCACATGCGCGAGCCGGCCAAGATCCAGGAGGAGATCGACACCTACAACCAGCTGGTCCCGGGGAAGGATGAGCTGAGTGCCACGCTCTTCATCGAGATCCCGGACCAGTCGCTGATCCGGCAGGAGCTTCACCGCTTCGCAGGCATCGAGGAGTCGATCTTCATGGTGCTCCCCGACGGCCAGCGGATCCAGGCCGAGCCGGACGAGCACCGCAGCAAGGAACGGCGTGGCGAGGAGACCACGGCGAGCGTCCACTACCTCCGGTTCCACCTGGGCGAGCAGGGAAGGCGGAGCTTCCTGGAGGGGAAGGGGCGGGTCGTGGTCGAGAGCGTCCATCCCCAGTACAGGGAGCAGGCAGTGATCGGCGGCGAGACCTGGGATTCGCTGGCCGAGGACCTGCGCCAGTCGTAG